A window from Montipora capricornis isolate CH-2021 chromosome 7, ASM3666992v2, whole genome shotgun sequence encodes these proteins:
- the LOC138055945 gene encoding uncharacterized protein produces the protein MAQSRFCLVRGVCGHILYRIRSDVYSHHGLTCRFSACLVFELLRFLEVLSLFHLLYFLDLLRCLGCLGCSSSLGRGCLSIPRSYADWNFQEIAITSGVISIWLKETEMTEEKITTVHEKDHPVPLVTCVMIMCYVVASMAEVNSMYQALQTVVQFLH, from the exons ATGGCTCAGAGCCGTTTTTGCTTGGTACGTGGTGTATGCggacatatattgtaccgtaTACGTTCCGATGTATATTCCCACCACGGGTTAACATGCAGGTTCAGTGCTTGTCTTGTTTTCGAGCTGCTTCGGTTTCTTGAAGTGCTTTCCTTGTTCCACTTGCTTTATTTCCTTGATTtgttgaggtgcttgggttgcttagGGTGCTCGAGTTCCTTGGGCAGAGGTTGCTTGAG CATTCCTCGTTCATATGCTGACTGGAACTTCCAGGAAATTGCAA TCACTTCAGGAGTAATCAGTATTTGGTTAAAAGAGACAGAAATGACTGAGGAGAAGATCACAACTGTGCATGAAAAGGACCATCCTGTACCACTTGTGACTTGTGTCATGATCATGTGCTATGTAGTAGCGAGCATGGCTGAAGTCAACTCCATGTATCAAGCACTTCAAACAG TTGTTCAATTCCTGCATTGA